In Methanooceanicella nereidis, the following are encoded in one genomic region:
- a CDS encoding phosphoadenosine phosphosulfate reductase domain-containing protein: MSHVYLGKLTLYWCDECNVPLLGKKCAKCGSAARYVDCTPPGDIRPAFPYDIDLINSAAEDAFGHSGLIPKDKLVVLNKAPYEDRLDEIYVDGRMFGAIRFDPSRLKWMFMPRAFAARQMEVKKGFVIADKGAEKPLLGSSNLLGPGVVDCDPDIKIDDEVIVLLEGRPIAVGRAKMAGEDMKQRKRGVAVKVRWNGYDESPILMGGQTWDDAIEANNNYLGSLEGEAVNFVRKAVDKYGLPVAVSYSGGKDSLATLLLVQKAITGFDILYINTGLEFPETTKNVYDVVEKYGLKLKTAEAESFWDAAPNFGPPSVEARWCCKVCKLGPITNLIEGSYADGCLTFIGQRRYESEIRAKSQRIWQNPWVTNQISASPIQNWTALHIWLYLFREKAPYNSLYERGFDRIGCWLCPSASLSDYEYVKREHPDMWARWSSFLEDYCKKVGYPAEYITYGFWRWRNLPKPWEELRQSLGITLNKPEYKVDTLNFVMVAGHRPCKDGSATAEGSFDKPLDLERLQNMLKPLGEVKGMDGVLYVSRDGGSLQVYATGTMVARAKDKDSAASMLRMAEKAVRRGMLCIGCGVCVGACPINAITKENHKVTTGDDCNGCGSCIDICPLVKFQRKEEHVS; this comes from the coding sequence ATGAGTCACGTCTATCTTGGAAAGCTTACCCTGTACTGGTGCGATGAGTGTAATGTTCCATTGCTGGGAAAAAAGTGCGCTAAATGCGGTTCTGCAGCGAGATATGTAGACTGCACCCCGCCCGGCGACATACGCCCCGCTTTCCCCTATGACATCGATCTTATCAACTCCGCCGCCGAAGACGCGTTCGGCCACTCCGGGCTTATCCCGAAAGATAAGCTTGTAGTGCTGAATAAGGCCCCTTACGAGGACAGGCTCGACGAGATATACGTAGACGGCCGCATGTTCGGAGCGATACGTTTCGACCCGTCACGCCTTAAATGGATGTTCATGCCGCGTGCTTTCGCCGCAAGGCAGATGGAGGTCAAGAAAGGCTTCGTCATAGCGGATAAGGGGGCGGAAAAACCCTTACTGGGAAGTTCCAACCTTCTGGGGCCGGGTGTGGTGGACTGTGACCCGGATATTAAGATAGACGACGAGGTCATCGTCCTTTTAGAGGGAAGGCCCATCGCCGTAGGCCGCGCGAAGATGGCCGGCGAGGACATGAAGCAGAGAAAACGAGGCGTCGCCGTTAAAGTAAGGTGGAACGGGTACGACGAGTCCCCGATACTAATGGGGGGCCAGACCTGGGACGACGCCATAGAAGCTAATAATAACTATTTAGGATCATTAGAGGGAGAGGCTGTCAACTTTGTCAGGAAGGCCGTTGATAAATACGGGCTTCCTGTAGCGGTATCATACTCCGGCGGCAAGGACAGCCTTGCGACATTATTGCTTGTGCAAAAAGCTATCACCGGCTTTGATATACTTTATATCAATACGGGCCTCGAATTCCCTGAAACGACGAAGAACGTGTATGATGTCGTGGAAAAATACGGGCTTAAGCTAAAGACCGCCGAGGCCGAGTCATTCTGGGACGCGGCGCCGAATTTCGGCCCTCCGTCCGTGGAGGCCAGGTGGTGCTGCAAGGTATGCAAGCTTGGCCCCATTACGAACCTGATAGAAGGTAGTTACGCTGACGGCTGCCTGACTTTCATAGGGCAGCGCAGGTATGAGTCGGAGATAAGGGCTAAAAGCCAGAGGATATGGCAGAACCCCTGGGTCACGAACCAGATAAGCGCATCACCCATACAGAACTGGACCGCCCTTCATATATGGCTATACCTTTTCAGGGAAAAAGCCCCGTATAATTCTCTGTATGAACGCGGGTTCGACCGTATCGGGTGCTGGCTGTGCCCGAGCGCGAGCCTTTCTGACTATGAGTACGTCAAGAGGGAGCATCCCGACATGTGGGCGCGCTGGTCGTCGTTCCTCGAGGACTATTGTAAGAAGGTCGGATATCCCGCAGAATATATCACATATGGATTCTGGCGCTGGCGCAACCTGCCGAAACCATGGGAAGAGCTAAGGCAGTCTCTCGGGATAACTTTGAACAAGCCCGAATATAAAGTCGATACTCTTAATTTCGTGATGGTCGCAGGCCACAGGCCCTGCAAGGACGGCTCGGCGACAGCGGAAGGAAGCTTTGATAAGCCTCTAGACCTGGAAAGGCTTCAGAACATGCTCAAGCCTCTCGGAGAGGTCAAGGGCATGGACGGCGTGCTTTACGTATCACGGGACGGCGGAAGCCTGCAGGTATATGCCACAGGCACGATGGTAGCGAGGGCGAAGGATAAGGATTCCGCCGCATCGATGCTGAGAATGGCGGAAAAAGCAGTGCGCCGCGGTATGCTGTGCATAGGCTGCGGCGTTTGCGTGGGAGCGTGTCCCATAAACGCTATAACCAAAGAGAACCACAAAGTTACCACCGGCGACGATTGTAACGGATGCGGCAGCTGCATCGATATCTGTCCCCTGGTGAAGTTTCAGAGAAAAGAGGAGCACGTCTCATGA
- a CDS encoding class I SAM-dependent methyltransferase — protein MMGYREIENKISKSWDEMASAYDKFKSDTFSYSEMIEKPVVMRLLGDISGKAALDLGCGGGDYTVELARRGAKVVGVDISKVSLGIAHKKASMEGQDLELIMGSISDLGFLKGDRFDVVFSSTSMHYVADIENAFRQVRRLLKDGGMFVLSVVHPFYTAQYPLIDYAGADKYAVFQLRYFNHAIREYIPPWSKYIEEGDGRCISYHYTVDDYFNALKDAGFDIDRMVEPRPLPEWKEKYPRRYYEMYNYPLYLIFKCKK, from the coding sequence ATGATGGGTTATAGGGAGATAGAGAATAAAATATCAAAGTCCTGGGACGAGATGGCATCTGCGTACGATAAATTCAAGTCAGACACATTTTCCTACTCCGAAATGATCGAGAAGCCCGTAGTTATGCGCCTGCTCGGCGATATTTCCGGTAAGGCGGCACTGGACCTCGGATGCGGCGGCGGCGATTATACTGTCGAGCTCGCCCGAAGGGGAGCGAAGGTGGTAGGTGTCGATATCTCAAAAGTCTCACTGGGGATCGCGCATAAAAAAGCCTCCATGGAAGGACAGGACCTAGAGCTTATCATGGGCTCCATATCAGACCTGGGTTTTTTAAAAGGGGACCGGTTTGATGTCGTATTTTCTTCTACGTCCATGCATTATGTCGCCGACATCGAAAACGCGTTCCGGCAGGTTCGCCGCCTGCTAAAGGACGGCGGCATGTTCGTTTTAAGCGTGGTACATCCTTTCTACACGGCACAATACCCTCTCATCGATTATGCCGGCGCGGATAAGTACGCCGTGTTCCAGCTGCGCTACTTTAATCACGCGATCAGGGAATATATCCCGCCCTGGTCAAAATACATCGAGGAAGGCGATGGCCGTTGCATCAGCTATCATTATACTGTGGACGACTATTTTAACGCTTTAAAGGATGCGGGCTTTGATATCGACAGGATGGTCGAGCCCAGGCCTCTTCCCGAGTGGAAAGAAAAGTACCCGAGGCGATACTATGAAATGTACAACTATCCGCTCTACCTGATCTTCAAATGTAAAAAATAA
- a CDS encoding protease inhibitor I42 family protein translates to MIVGMSDNGRTVELYLRDRLEVRLPESQVSGYIWEFKEMENSCVNLIDSVYVERGASRFNALGERSWYFSPAMIGECELVFYLYRPWSKPSPEFKIKVKVK, encoded by the coding sequence ATGATAGTCGGAATGTCGGATAATGGCCGGACAGTAGAGCTTTATCTCAGGGACAGGCTTGAGGTGCGGCTTCCGGAAAGCCAGGTATCCGGGTATATCTGGGAGTTCAAGGAGATGGAAAATTCCTGTGTAAATTTGATCGACAGCGTATATGTGGAGCGGGGAGCATCGAGATTTAACGCGCTTGGAGAGCGTTCATGGTATTTTTCCCCCGCCATGATCGGCGAATGCGAGCTCGTGTTCTACCTTTACCGACCGTGGTCAAAGCCGTCCCCTGAGTTCAAAATAAAGGTGAAAGTAAAATAG
- the thsA gene encoding thermosome subunit alpha, with protein MAQQQGQPVIILREGSTRTRGRDAQGMNLMAARAVAEAVRTTLGPKGMDKMLVDSLGDVVITNDGVTILKEMDIEHPAAKMIVEIAKTQDDEVGDGTTTAVVLAGELLKKSEGLLDQDVHPTVIAHGYRQAATKAREILESLSFPVTLKDEGLVKKFTITAMTGKGAEAVGEKLADLCVKSVKAVVDESGNVDVDDIMVVKKVGGTIGDSELIEGIVIDKERIHPNMPKTVKNAKIALLDCPMEIEKTEIDAKIEITSPDQLQSFLDQEEKMLKDMVEKVKKIGANVVFCQKGVDDLVQHYLAKSGILAARRVKESDLKKIAKATGARVSTSIDELAKEDIGVSGLVEERKIGDEAMIFIEKCKDPKAVSLILRGGTEHVVDELERAVHDALRVVGVVVEDKKYVVGGGACEIELALRLKEYASTVGGREQLAIEAFAEAMEVIPRTLSENAGLDPIDALVSLRSKHEGKNAMKTAGINVFTGESVDMKKEGVVEPLRVKTQAISGASEAAIMILRIDDVIAASKLSGGRGGAPGMGPGGMGEMDFGM; from the coding sequence TTGGCACAGCAACAAGGTCAACCAGTTATAATTTTAAGAGAGGGCTCCACCAGGACGAGGGGCCGCGACGCTCAGGGCATGAACCTGATGGCCGCGAGGGCCGTAGCAGAGGCAGTAAGGACGACACTGGGTCCGAAGGGAATGGACAAGATGCTCGTCGACTCGCTCGGTGACGTCGTAATCACAAATGATGGTGTGACCATCCTTAAAGAGATGGACATCGAACACCCGGCTGCAAAGATGATCGTAGAGATAGCCAAGACCCAGGATGATGAAGTGGGCGACGGCACGACCACCGCAGTAGTTCTCGCAGGCGAGCTGTTAAAGAAGTCCGAGGGACTGCTCGACCAGGACGTCCACCCGACCGTCATCGCTCACGGCTACAGGCAGGCAGCCACCAAGGCAAGGGAGATATTAGAATCACTTTCATTCCCGGTAACCTTAAAGGACGAGGGGCTCGTCAAGAAGTTCACGATCACCGCGATGACCGGCAAGGGCGCCGAGGCAGTAGGCGAGAAGCTCGCTGACCTGTGCGTAAAGTCGGTAAAGGCAGTTGTCGACGAGAGCGGGAACGTGGATGTCGACGACATAATGGTCGTAAAGAAGGTCGGAGGCACCATAGGTGACTCAGAGCTTATCGAAGGCATCGTCATAGACAAGGAAAGGATCCACCCGAACATGCCGAAGACAGTCAAGAACGCAAAGATCGCGCTGCTCGACTGCCCGATGGAGATCGAGAAGACCGAGATCGACGCAAAGATCGAGATCACCAGCCCGGACCAGTTACAGTCGTTCCTTGACCAGGAAGAGAAGATGCTCAAGGACATGGTCGAGAAGGTCAAGAAGATCGGCGCAAACGTCGTATTCTGCCAGAAGGGCGTCGACGACCTCGTACAGCACTACCTTGCAAAGAGCGGAATTCTCGCAGCACGCCGTGTAAAGGAGTCCGACCTCAAGAAGATCGCCAAGGCCACCGGAGCCCGCGTCAGCACAAGCATCGACGAGCTCGCAAAGGAGGACATCGGTGTCTCAGGACTCGTAGAGGAAAGAAAGATCGGCGACGAAGCAATGATCTTCATAGAGAAGTGCAAGGACCCGAAGGCAGTCAGCCTCATACTCCGCGGCGGAACGGAGCACGTAGTCGACGAGCTTGAGCGCGCAGTCCATGACGCTCTCCGTGTCGTAGGCGTAGTCGTAGAGGACAAGAAGTACGTCGTAGGCGGCGGAGCATGCGAGATCGAACTGGCCCTGAGGCTTAAGGAGTACGCATCCACAGTCGGCGGCAGAGAGCAGCTCGCCATAGAGGCGTTCGCCGAGGCAATGGAGGTCATCCCGAGGACACTTTCGGAGAACGCAGGACTTGACCCGATAGACGCGCTCGTATCCTTAAGGAGCAAGCACGAGGGCAAGAACGCCATGAAGACCGCGGGCATCAACGTGTTCACCGGTGAGTCTGTCGACATGAAGAAAGAGGGCGTAGTCGAGCCGTTAAGGGTAAAGACCCAGGCGATCAGCGGTGCCTCAGAGGCGGCCATCATGATCCTGAGGATCGACGACGTCATCGCCGCAAGCAAGCTGTCCGGAGGAAGGGGCGGCGCACCGGGCATGGGTCCGGGCGGCATGGGCGAGATGGACTTCGGAATGTAA
- a CDS encoding TIGR00266 family protein, whose translation MKHDILYKPVYSLLKVYLEPEESVMAETGAMVTMSPNVEIKTAARGGLFSSLKRSMIGGESFFQNTFTSRGGPGIVTFAPPYMGDVQHIPISGDWFTQGGAYLASSQGLVIDTKFQGLKGLMSGEGLFFLKISGSGELFISSFGAIHEIELDPGQEIKVDTGNLVAFEQGITYTVERVGGLKSTFLSGEGLVTRLRGPGKVLLQTRNSSSFVSWLYPMLPIPKN comes from the coding sequence ATGAAACATGATATACTTTATAAACCAGTCTACTCGCTCCTGAAGGTGTACCTTGAGCCCGAGGAGTCAGTTATGGCTGAAACGGGTGCCATGGTGACAATGTCTCCCAACGTTGAGATAAAGACCGCGGCAAGAGGTGGATTATTTTCTTCTTTAAAGAGATCGATGATAGGAGGAGAGTCATTCTTCCAGAACACTTTCACAAGCAGAGGCGGGCCGGGAATAGTAACGTTCGCGCCGCCATACATGGGTGACGTGCAGCACATACCCATAAGCGGTGACTGGTTCACTCAGGGCGGAGCGTATCTTGCCTCAAGCCAGGGACTTGTGATCGATACTAAATTCCAGGGCCTTAAAGGACTGATGTCGGGCGAAGGGCTTTTCTTCCTTAAGATATCGGGAAGCGGCGAACTGTTCATATCGTCATTCGGCGCGATCCACGAGATAGAGCTTGATCCGGGACAGGAAATAAAGGTGGACACAGGAAACCTCGTAGCTTTCGAGCAGGGTATCACGTACACCGTAGAGAGAGTAGGGGGACTAAAGTCCACATTCCTGAGCGGCGAAGGGCTTGTCACAAGGCTGAGAGGGCCTGGAAAGGTGCTTCTGCAGACCAGGAACTCGAGCAGCTTTGTCAGCTGGCTGTACCCGATGCTCCCGATACCGAAGAACTAA
- a CDS encoding DUF362 domain-containing protein, translating to MKIAVLKDEKMDYCKEAPFHPGNDYPEYPFNDFTAQNTAYEGVRKLFFMMGLDKENYGKVSWNPLGETIKPGDSVVIKPNLVIETNPVGGMECTITQGPIIRAVLDYVYIALKNKGSITIGDAPIQNADFEKLVSITGLDTIASYYDKNSDIKVSIVDLRKEKGRITRTGGRKKEELTGDPLGYSIIDLKDDSELFEISKDSHRFRVSEYDKNEMIKHHDENKNEYCISNTILKADVIINLPKLKTHGKTGMTCSLKNFVGINGHKDWLPHYRAGSNEEGGDEYIHRDLRKSLYKRLQEEMICTPNMFFSMPMRMANVLIDLSSKILPYSDVHLHGMCYVNDTLPRTISDLNKIAIYSDKNGVMQNTPQRKTFIVVDGIVSGEKDGPVKPCPKKCGILVAGQNPVEVDIVCSRIMGFDYKKIPMFKYAIGSKRYRLFGKPDDIKVILYNDRSVNDHYLSFNCDFEPPTGWKGHIEYDGDSIVKEGSMPEGKYGRAMDQSKENKKETLIE from the coding sequence TTGAAAATCGCGGTCCTTAAGGATGAAAAAATGGATTATTGTAAAGAAGCCCCATTTCATCCCGGTAATGATTATCCTGAATACCCATTTAATGACTTCACAGCGCAAAACACGGCCTATGAGGGGGTAAGGAAACTTTTCTTTATGATGGGATTGGACAAAGAAAATTATGGAAAAGTGTCGTGGAACCCGCTCGGGGAAACGATCAAACCCGGAGATAGCGTGGTGATCAAGCCCAATCTTGTCATTGAAACCAATCCCGTAGGAGGTATGGAGTGCACAATAACGCAAGGCCCGATAATCAGGGCTGTACTTGATTATGTATATATTGCCTTAAAAAACAAAGGCAGCATAACAATAGGCGATGCGCCCATCCAGAACGCGGATTTTGAAAAACTGGTCAGTATCACGGGATTAGACACTATTGCGAGCTATTATGATAAAAATTCGGACATCAAGGTCAGTATAGTGGACCTTAGAAAAGAAAAGGGGCGTATAACAAGGACAGGCGGAAGAAAAAAAGAAGAGCTTACGGGAGATCCGCTAGGCTATTCGATAATAGACCTGAAGGATGATTCGGAACTTTTCGAAATATCTAAAGACTCGCACAGGTTTAGAGTGTCTGAATACGATAAGAATGAAATGATAAAACATCACGATGAGAATAAAAATGAGTATTGTATCTCGAACACTATCCTGAAAGCAGACGTGATAATCAACCTTCCCAAGCTAAAAACTCACGGAAAAACAGGAATGACCTGCTCGCTGAAAAATTTTGTAGGCATCAACGGTCACAAAGATTGGCTTCCCCACTACAGGGCCGGATCAAATGAGGAAGGCGGAGATGAATACATACACAGGGACCTCCGCAAAAGCCTTTATAAAAGACTTCAGGAAGAAATGATCTGCACACCGAATATGTTTTTTTCTATGCCCATGAGAATGGCTAACGTCCTTATCGATTTAAGCTCAAAGATACTCCCCTATAGTGACGTGCATTTACACGGTATGTGTTACGTAAACGATACCCTGCCCCGGACTATCTCGGACCTGAACAAGATAGCAATATATTCCGACAAAAACGGCGTGATGCAAAATACGCCGCAGAGAAAGACGTTCATCGTAGTCGACGGGATCGTATCGGGAGAAAAAGATGGCCCTGTAAAACCGTGTCCAAAGAAATGCGGCATACTGGTCGCCGGCCAAAATCCGGTTGAAGTGGATATCGTTTGTAGCCGCATTATGGGATTTGATTATAAGAAGATACCCATGTTCAAATATGCGATAGGATCAAAAAGATACAGGTTGTTCGGTAAACCTGATGATATCAAAGTTATCCTGTACAACGATCGAAGCGTTAACGATCATTACCTTTCTTTTAACTGTGATTTTGAGCCCCCGACAGGATGGAAAGGGCATATTGAATATGACGGGGATAGTATCGTAAAAGAGGGATCGATGCCTGAAGGGAAATACGGACGGGCAATGGATCAATCGAAAGAAAATAAAAAAGAGACCTTAATAGAATAA
- the dapF gene encoding diaminopimelate epimerase, with protein sequence MTEIKFTKLHGNGNDFILVDEFENKIPDDKKSAFAKKYCHRRFGIGADGVLFLSSSGRGAPLRMRIFNEDGSEAEMCGNGIRCFAKYAFDVGHISTGKTKVETMAGILEIEARVENGKKLVKVCMGKPLFDRKKIPATGMGDLINVPLHGYEVSAVNTGVPHAVIFVDDINDPGLMSIAPQIRYDKIFPKGANVNFVSREMGNLRVRTYERGVEGETLSCGTGSVAAAAVARRKGFIRDSTVVKTVGGELKISFEHDIAYMEGSAETVFTGTLNFDESSL encoded by the coding sequence ATGACCGAGATAAAATTCACCAAACTTCACGGAAACGGTAACGATTTCATCCTGGTGGACGAGTTTGAGAACAAGATACCGGATGATAAGAAATCCGCTTTCGCGAAGAAATACTGTCACAGGCGCTTCGGCATAGGTGCCGACGGTGTCCTGTTCCTCTCGAGCTCAGGCAGGGGCGCTCCCCTTCGCATGAGAATATTCAACGAGGACGGCTCCGAAGCCGAGATGTGCGGCAACGGGATAAGGTGCTTCGCAAAATATGCGTTCGATGTGGGCCATATCTCAACCGGAAAGACCAAAGTCGAGACTATGGCGGGCATCCTTGAGATAGAGGCAAGGGTGGAAAATGGCAAGAAACTGGTCAAGGTCTGCATGGGTAAACCACTGTTCGACCGTAAAAAGATACCTGCCACGGGAATGGGCGACTTAATAAACGTGCCGCTGCACGGATATGAGGTTTCCGCGGTGAACACGGGCGTCCCTCATGCAGTGATCTTCGTGGACGATATTAACGACCCGGGACTGATGTCTATCGCACCTCAGATACGATATGATAAGATATTCCCTAAAGGTGCGAACGTCAATTTTGTTTCCCGTGAGATGGGCAACCTGAGGGTAAGGACATACGAGAGAGGTGTCGAGGGAGAGACATTAAGCTGCGGCACAGGATCAGTGGCAGCGGCTGCAGTCGCGAGGCGTAAAGGCTTCATTCGCGATTCTACGGTCGTTAAGACCGTAGGCGGAGAGCTAAAAATATCCTTTGAGCACGATATCGCTTACATGGAAGGCAGCGCCGAAACGGTATTCACCGGAACTCTTAATTTCGACGAGTCTTCTCTTTAA
- the lysA gene encoding diaminopimelate decarboxylase, whose protein sequence is MKNFEIPGHLEVKNGHLHIGGMDTVELAREYGTPLYITSEDRLRDNFGRFKKAFPDAHIYFAAKSNNNIVVQRILAREGAGADAFSDGEIYLARLAGIPPEKILFTGNSKTDAELEYAVNSGVMVSVDSHDELISLSGIASRLGKEVKIAFRVNPDVSADAHPKLATGLKTSKFGIPSQEIVSTYKKAKELPGVNPVGIHCHIGSQILEISPFAEAMSKMMDLVEAISGFIDLEFVDIGGGLGIPYQKDVRAPTPQDWADAVLPIFRERCAKLGINPELHIEPGRYITADTTILLAHVNTVKKAYKNFVGTDVGFNLLIRPAMYDSYHEVVVANKADGTAADTYTVVGPICETGDILAKDRKLPEIKKDDIIALLDAGAYGFCMSSQYVGRPRCAEVLVHEGKADLIRKRETYDDLLQNQIIPGRLL, encoded by the coding sequence ATGAAAAACTTTGAGATACCCGGCCACCTTGAGGTAAAGAACGGCCACCTTCACATAGGCGGCATGGATACCGTAGAGCTTGCCCGCGAGTACGGCACTCCTCTGTACATAACCAGCGAGGACAGGCTAAGGGACAATTTCGGGAGATTTAAAAAGGCTTTCCCTGACGCTCACATCTATTTCGCGGCAAAGTCCAACAATAACATAGTTGTGCAGCGCATACTCGCGCGGGAGGGCGCAGGCGCTGACGCTTTTTCCGACGGAGAGATATACTTGGCCCGCTTAGCGGGGATCCCTCCTGAGAAGATACTCTTTACCGGAAACTCAAAGACGGACGCAGAGCTCGAATATGCGGTCAACTCCGGCGTCATGGTCTCGGTAGACTCCCATGATGAGCTTATATCGCTGTCAGGGATCGCAAGCAGGCTTGGCAAAGAGGTCAAGATAGCTTTCCGCGTGAACCCGGACGTTTCCGCTGACGCGCACCCCAAGCTCGCGACAGGGCTAAAGACTTCCAAGTTCGGCATACCGAGCCAGGAGATAGTAAGCACCTATAAAAAGGCAAAAGAGCTTCCCGGCGTGAACCCGGTGGGCATTCACTGTCACATAGGCTCCCAGATACTGGAGATATCCCCGTTCGCAGAGGCAATGTCGAAGATGATGGACCTGGTGGAAGCCATCTCCGGCTTTATCGACCTCGAGTTCGTGGACATCGGCGGAGGTCTCGGCATTCCTTACCAGAAAGATGTCAGGGCACCGACACCCCAGGACTGGGCTGACGCTGTACTCCCTATATTCAGGGAAAGATGCGCAAAGCTCGGCATAAACCCCGAGCTGCACATAGAGCCCGGAAGGTACATCACTGCCGATACGACGATCCTTCTCGCTCATGTCAACACAGTGAAAAAGGCCTACAAGAACTTTGTAGGCACAGACGTCGGCTTTAACCTTCTCATAAGGCCCGCGATGTACGACTCATACCATGAGGTCGTCGTGGCTAACAAGGCTGACGGGACCGCCGCCGATACCTATACGGTCGTAGGCCCGATCTGCGAGACCGGCGACATACTTGCAAAGGACAGAAAGCTGCCGGAGATCAAAAAGGACGACATCATCGCCCTGCTTGACGCAGGAGCATATGGTTTCTGCATGAGCTCGCAGTACGTCGGAAGGCCAAGATGTGCGGAAGTGCTCGTGCACGAGGGCAAAGCGGACCTCATACGCAAGCGCGAGACTTATGATGACCTCCTGCAGAATCAGATAATACCCGGTAGATTACTATGA
- a CDS encoding LL-diaminopimelate aminotransferase, with translation MYANRINSIPPYLFAEVDRAKQQKIKEGVDIIDLGVGDPDLPSPDYVIESLCKAVKDPETHQYPSYSGSNVFRGEVAEWFKARFGVTLDSTKEIITLIGSKEGVAHIPLAFVNPGEYALCPNPAYPVYSIGTILADGKPYDMPLLSENGFKPDLSKIPKEVIKNTNLMFVNYPNNPTGAVADKSFFREVIDFGKDNDIVIAHDNAYSEMGYDGYKAPSILEMPGAMDCCIELHSLSKTSNMTGWRIGFAVGNADIVAGLGKVKMNVDSGAFLAIQMAAIDALKRSDEFSAKMNNIYQERRDALLVGLKALGIDMPKPKATFYVWAPVPKGNDSIGYAKYLLDKAGIVATPGIGFGKYGEGYVRFSLTKSVGRINEAVERMKKL, from the coding sequence ATGTACGCGAACAGGATTAACTCAATACCACCCTACCTCTTCGCAGAGGTCGACAGGGCGAAACAGCAAAAGATCAAAGAAGGCGTAGACATCATAGACCTGGGCGTAGGCGACCCTGACCTGCCGTCACCCGATTATGTCATCGAATCATTGTGTAAGGCGGTCAAGGACCCCGAGACTCATCAATACCCCTCGTACTCGGGATCTAACGTTTTCAGGGGCGAGGTCGCGGAATGGTTCAAGGCCCGCTTTGGCGTGACGCTCGACTCTACGAAAGAGATAATCACTCTCATAGGCTCTAAGGAAGGAGTTGCTCATATCCCCCTCGCTTTTGTGAACCCGGGAGAATATGCACTCTGTCCCAATCCAGCTTACCCCGTATACTCTATCGGCACGATACTTGCAGACGGTAAGCCTTACGACATGCCGCTTCTCTCGGAGAACGGCTTCAAGCCGGACCTCTCAAAGATACCAAAAGAGGTCATCAAGAACACGAACCTGATGTTCGTCAACTATCCTAACAACCCGACAGGGGCCGTTGCGGATAAAAGCTTCTTCCGCGAGGTCATAGACTTCGGTAAGGACAACGACATCGTCATAGCCCATGATAACGCTTACTCCGAGATGGGATACGATGGCTATAAGGCTCCCAGCATTCTCGAGATGCCGGGCGCCATGGACTGCTGCATCGAACTGCACTCGCTTTCAAAGACATCCAATATGACGGGATGGCGCATAGGCTTCGCCGTGGGCAATGCGGACATTGTCGCAGGGCTCGGAAAGGTCAAGATGAACGTCGACTCCGGCGCATTCCTCGCGATACAGATGGCGGCCATAGACGCGCTGAAGCGCTCCGACGAGTTCAGCGCGAAGATGAATAACATTTATCAGGAAAGAAGGGACGCGCTGCTCGTAGGCCTTAAGGCGCTGGGCATAGACATGCCGAAGCCGAAGGCGACCTTCTACGTATGGGCGCCGGTGCCGAAAGGAAACGACTCTATCGGCTACGCAAAGTACCTTCTGGATAAGGCGGGCATCGTGGCCACTCCGGGTATCGGGTTCGGTAAATACGGAGAGGGCTATGTGAGGTTCTCGCTGACAAAATCCGTCGGGCGCATTAACGAGGCAGTAGAGAGGATGAAAAAACTATGA